Genomic window (Alnus glutinosa chromosome 9, dhAlnGlut1.1, whole genome shotgun sequence):
TATCAAAATTACCAGCCCTAACAATATCCATGCATCCACTGTATATAATGGCTATGTGCCTTATGCCATATTTTCTAATACTCCCCACCCGCTTTGGCTGAAGAGACACAATTTGTTAGCATATATTCTCACCATCAAAGGTGGTAATGGTTCagtggtttaaaaaaaattcttaaatagTTAAACACGTATTAGGGTGAGAGTTCAAGTCTTGAAATAAGAATTCTCAATCCTATGTTCAGTCAAAATTAAAAGAGCGTctgtaatttttattgttagaCTTGCACATCTTGTGCTACTCCTAGCGGACCGCTTGGATAGAATAACTACATTGATCTTTTTACCTGCCTTTTTCGAATAAAAAAaacgaaacaaaacaaaatttccgATCGGCAATTAAAAGGGATAGAAAATGTGTAGTGCGACAAGCTGACAGACATACAGTCTATCAAGCCTACAAAAGGTTTTGAAGGTTCTCGtggattaaaataaagaatGTAACAAATAGTGACATCTGCAAATAATTCAAGAACTTTAGGGTGCACCAAATCTTGTTCCCTATCTTTTTTCAGCATCATATTTCCCTTGGAAATCTTttaatatgataaatatatagGTCAGATTTATGCTTGTTATGGCTTACATAAATTATTTCTTATCTCACGTGGACGTCGAGCTCGCTCGCTTtgtatgataatttttttttttttttggatccttttgctatttttttttttataaaaaaaacaaaaacattaacaaacgctccaaaacacaaaacaatacaaaatgtttgaaattacttccacttttatatatttcacCCAAAatacgttttttttaaaaaaacaataaaaaataaaaatattaacaaacagaaTCAGCAGACCCATCATCAAGATTTACACGctattgttacttttttttaattgggtttGGATGTTACAATAGAAAAAGGTCATTTTCGAAGTACAGATTGCTTTGAATATCCATCTTGTTGGAGTGCAAGGCACGGGGCCACCACAATCATAATAAGGACACATATTGGTgtagtttgtgaattgtgactGTACAAGGATGTTACCTTAAAGGAACATCCGATATACATTCTTAGACCACTTCAAATCCTTTGTACCAAATAACTTAGTAGAGATAACTTAGTTAATGGAGTAAAATATATTGGTCTTTGAAGGATTTGGCTTCGGAAATACGTGTTTCAATCTTATTAGCCTAAATGAAGCGTGGCCGAAGCtgaatcttttattattatttttttttcaaatcatggtttaaaatataaacaacttAACTAAGGGTGCCAAAATCTATGAAATCATGAAGAATTCAATAAACCACAAGCAAATTACattatatcaaaacaaaagtGAAGATTTTACACAAGTTGGTGGTTTGAAGATACTATGAACAATTCCTCTTATCTCCTTTTACTTTCTCTATACACACAATCACTAAAGGCCATCAATGCAAACCAAACAATTAGACACCGTTTTCCCTCTACCCCACATGCACTTTCCCCCCTAAACTAAAGTTTAATCCAGAAAATTCGTGctggattaattaattaaataaagtgCGATCCCACCAACCTAACGCTTTTgtacacttttcttttctttattttcctcaTCTACCTTTCCATGTCAATGGATGAAAAGGCCTTTCCCATTTGAATAAAGCTCTTTGGATTGCCAAATTTGCTCAAATTGCTCTTCTTTTGGGACTCAACATCATcaggatcttcttcttcttgctgatcatcttcttcttttgtcaACGGAACATACTCATCCTTTTCGCCATAAGCCTTATCCAACACCAAATACAAGCACACTGCAAAAATGGTGACTGCAATCAAGAACCAGCTGAACTGAATGTTTACCAACGATTTGGCGCGATGAAGAGATTCGTCGTCGGAGCACTTTACCACTTGGTGACCCTCTTCATGGTTCATGAAGCAGCCTTTAGGAATCAATCCCGGCGTCCAAAGGACGAAACCCATGACAATAAGCCAGAGGCCCTGGAATAATATGCTGACAGACCTTACAAAGCTGACCAAGAAGCTCTTGGGGAGAGAAATTCCCATTAGAGTGGTGgctaaagaaacaaaaacaacaatttgTAGAAGCAAGTGGTATTGGCCTTCCGGGCCCATGTGGTCGGCTGAGTGaaggtgaaaaagaaaaagctgcTGGAAAAAGGCTACGGCACCGAGCAATTGGGTTAGCCCATGTTGAACTCTGGCGCCGATTTTGTCAAGAACAATGGCAAAAGCGGCGTAGACCAAGAAAGTCATTGAGATGGAGGAGTGCTCGAAGTTGTGGAGATGGTTGGAGGGGATGGTTCCATCAGGGTCAAGCGGCTGGTGCCGGTCCGGGCCGATGAAGAGCTCCATGGCTATGGAGGCAGAGCATCCTGCCATGATCAAGAAGAGCTCCAAGTACTTGAATCTTGAGGTGGGAAACCACGGGGGAGAGGTATAAGAATTTGGGTACCGAGCATGGAGCTTGATGTGGTTGAAGAGGTGCCATAAGCCAATGAAAAAGAAGCCAAAGCCTGGCGCAACATGACCCACCAAagtccccattttttttttgagacaaATATCAAAACCTCCTTAGTTCTTTCTTGGGTATCTTGTCCTTAGAGGAAGATAGAGGAAAAGAAGGGTGGCTTTCTGTTTTCTGTTGTTGCTGATGAGAAACAGGGGAAAGCTAAAAAATTTATGAGAGGGAAGTGAAGAACgatttggggggtgggggggattTAAGATGGGAGAATTGGCTTGAAATTCCAAGGCTTAAGGCCAGGATTCTAAGGTGGGCTTTAAAGTTTGAACTTTGGAATTCTGACTTGGGGAATAAGATTTGCAGCAATTGACCTATGACTCCTAGTATCCTACGGAATGAATGAGCTGGCACCCTGTTTGGCTGTTTCTAGAAacccccaccaaaaaataaaactttgatTCCACTAATCCATTATCCAAATTATTGGTCAATTGACAACATTGTCCCTCATGTTTTGTTGGTaaagaataaattaatattttttttctctctctaaatttaAGTTTTGTTGTCCATCTGGCTCTTATAATTTCAGATTGTTGTGAATGTAGTTTTATCTTCCAAGTTCCAACTCCATTAACCAAGCATACTAaatgtcacaaaaaaaaaaaaaaaaaaaaagcatactAAATGTCACATGGGTACATGATATGTTTGTTATTTGTTATgggaagtattttttatttttagttttaaaaaagcgATATTACTtaaaagtgttttgtattttgaattgtttgttaatattttactcttgaaaacataaaataaaagaatttttgtgttttgagaaatgttttgtgttttaagttgcttgttaatatatttgactcgtgcaaaaaaataaagtcgtttattttaaatgaaaaataaaataaaaacaactatgTTTTAAAAATCTTATGGTAATGTTGATCTTGATCTATATCTTATCAAACGTTGTTTTCATGTTAGGAGAATCTAGTACTCCATGATTGAAATTTGAGGACGGTCCCTGCTCCATTCCTCTACCCctaaaggagaaaaagaaaaagaacagagTGAAATCAAATTGCAGTCCAAACCCCATTTCTAGAGCTTCAATCCAAGACCAGAAGTTGGAATTCTATTGAATGGGACTTGGAAAGTTGGAAGGTCACTGCTCCTAGGCACTAGGGAGCTATGAGCTCTACCCCAACCAAAGTGCCCATTTTGGGGGACAACTGGAAGACAGGGGATCTCAGTTGTCATCCGTGCTACTTCCTCTTTAGAGTTGTGAAATGGAGTTTTCTGTTGAAGGAAAAATGTTCTACACCTTATGAAATAAtggtatattttttaaaatagtaaatCTCATTTAtaattgacacatcatttaaaataaaaaataaattaataagtttACATAGCACTTGTTTCTGTTCAAACATGGGCATTTTGTTCGAGCAAGGTCTACCTGTCCGACATGTCGGAGCAAGTTGCTTTGGCGAGAGCTTCTTTTTCACAACcctcttacaattttttcaGTCATTTTTCTTTGTGTAGGAGATTGTGGGGGGATTCAAATTAATGcagtcttctttttttcacaaaCTTTTCATCAAAACGACATTATTTTAATGTTACAGTACGCGATCTGACATCATTTAATTACTGggaattgaataaaaatatggtgACAATAAATTGTTTAAGTCGGAATTATAAGAATCAAATTGACAACAAATCCAAATCTAACACCGAAAtacatttgttttttgttctcaaGTTATAGATATcgacaaacaactcaaaacaaaagacattttttaaaacacaaaaatagttttcaaTCAAATtacgtattaaaaaaaaaaaaaccttaaaatatattaaaaaaaaaacataaaatattgaaGATAAGTAGGTTGCTCTGTTTTCTTTTAGTCAAATTGGAGGGGACCAGTCAGGTGTTTCATGCAAAGTTTTATGATTTGGTCATCCCTATCCAAAACGCTTCCAATTCAAGTGAAGATTGAATTCTAACCACATGCAACTTTCCTCATCAATATTTTGCTGCAGCAGCCTCTTTAAAACGGTGTTGTTTTCACTTTCGTTGACAAAAAGTGAATGTTCTAGAGCTCAGTTTTTATCATTGACCAAaaagacaataataataatggatGTGCAGAGgaaatttcttcttctctcaatttctcttaaCTTCTGAACCCACTAAATTACAACTTCCTCGATCTTTATTATCTTTTCCAACTACCAACATTTTTAAGGTTGCTTCTTCTAGAGCTCCCACTTGATTTTGCCATTGCTTAAAAAGATacataatattaaaaatcaatagCATTGAATCATTAAAAATTGATATTAATATTATGGGACAACTTCACAAgagggtatcgaattatacgcgTTTTAGACGGAAGCTTACGGAActagaaaacattttaaattgGAGTAATCAAGTTTTAAAACCTCTCACTTAAGGATATTCCGTTAGGATTGGCTGTTAAATCCTGATGAAACCCCCCTCACGTGCGAGACACGTGATTTACTTAACCTAAACTACCCATTATGCCCCTTCATTACTTGTCAGACGatgatttatttatcttttccaAACACCAAATTTATGGTTGATTGACGTGTGGGTAGCATGCATTAGCAAACATAATTATCAAGTTTCTTGCTTCACTCAAGCAAACTAAAGCTAAGTTAATTAGCACTGATACTTACTTCAcgtaggaaaaagaaaaggagaagaaataACTTTGGTTTTCGTTTTCAATCGTATAGAATGAAAATGACTTGtttatatataggaaaaaataaatttattctaTTGGTTTTTAAATCtgaattttaacttttttatgtCAAATAcaatataggaaaaaataaaggagAAGACATGACAATGGgggcttccttttttttttttttttaatccaagggtattttagtcttATAGAAtgaaaatgactttttttttttttatgtcaaatACTTGGATATTCTTTCTCATGGTGCTCTCCGATTGCGATGACGACGGCGCCGTTTTAGGACCTACAAATTGAGGCACAAAATCTGAATATTCTCATGGTGTTCTTGATGGAAATAATTAAAAGTAATTAGTATTAAAACAACATTTTAAGGCTCTATTCATTGTCCCAAATGGGTCATGATTTTTGAACGCCCAGTTTCATTGTTTTTCTCGATTCCCCATCATTAAACATAACATCCAcatgtttttctcttttccatACATGTTTTGATTCTTGCACGACATTTCCTCCACAAAATGGTCAAACTCATACGGTTTTCTTGTGCTTCGAGATCTTTAATTATCTTCACGAAATTTCCTAATCAATTTCAGGTAATAAGCGTGAAAGAGTTCGAATACGTTTCGACTTTTGAGCACCCGTCTCTATGTTTGGGCACGTAGattttataagaattttttcttgaatttctagCAATTTTGGTTCATGACAACAAATTGTTGGAGATTCGGATTTCATCACCTCACATTTGGAAGGAATttgtaaaaaacaaataaaaagaagagagagggagagagatagaTAGATACAGAAAATGATGAAAACAAAATCGATTTTAAATTCaggattttatatatatatatatatatatatatatatatatcattaatttcttgaaaatagagtttttttttttttttttagttttaatcccACATAAAAATTTCTTCTGTTTATGAGCTCATGCTTGATTGGCCtcattaataagaaaaatggATATAGATTGAGTGCTTATGAATGTGGTGACGTTATTGATTGATTGAGATGCTGAGGGTGTTAGACAAAtacaatatgattattattaaaagatGCATCTAAAGATTAACAACTCGATTGAAGGATTGTTTGTTGTTAATGTGCATTAATGAACATAtcactttaaaatatatatatatatatgaaaagaaatgaATGGTAAATTGGGAGGGAAGCAGTCACTCCCAATATAGGGGTACGATCAACTCACAATTAAAGAGTGGGACTCGCTCGGCCATCCCCCACAAAGGAGTGGCTTGCGCGGCCATCTCTTTTGCTTGGGGTGGCCGTGCGAGCCTCTCATCTATTGAAGGTGTTCTCGAAAGGTGGAAATCACTTCTATTTACTTGGGGTTACAGCGTGAATCACCTATTTGCAATTAGATAGCCGCCAAGCCACCTTTTTGTTAAGGATGACCGTGTGAGCCGGCACTCAGTTGAGGGTGGCTCGTGCATCCCTATGCTAGGGGTGCCCGCTTCCTAGGTGTTTTGAAATGCTAAAATGATATTTCCTATTTTCAATGAAAGATAAATAAGACCATTAAAACTGTCGGATTATTCTTAAATTCTCATTTTCGTTCTCCGAAAACATAATCGAAGTAGAACAGGGCCGAAATATAGCATAAACTATTTCAGGAAGCAGCCAATCACTTAGCCCTTAGGTCAGAAGTTGTTATCTTAATATTAGTATTCCTTGCCGATCAAGTTTGACTAATCAATTGGTGTATAGATTAATTCATTCTTCGATATCATCGATGTCACATTAAGCCCATGATGAACCTACACTTGGATTTAGGTCAGCGCTGACGTCTGCCAACCTTGACAGAACatgtatttgaaaaaaataaataaaaagaaatgaattaagcaatatatatatatatatatcttgcttCTCAAACTTTCCATCGATATGCTATGATTTTAAGCGTCACCGTGTATGTAATATATGacgttaattaattaatgatctTTAGAAAAGTTTAACAAGATTCGtcttgattttattatttttttttttaagaaaaaaaaaattcattgggTTGCTTAAAGGCTGATAATTCATAGTATTAAATGGTTCGAAATTTATCTCAACAACAAACTTTTAATTTCATCGCGCTTTGATCGGTGCCAAATAATCTCTTCTTAATATGGATCAACCTATAGGGACGGAGTTGATATGTTTATGTTAAAGTAttcattaaatatattatttcttatcagtttaaactttttagataaataataatttaatacgTATTGTATTAGAGCATGAAAGTATTAACTTTTGGGTTCAAACTTCTTTTATAAGTGAGACCCAATACATTAAATATTTCAGCTGATaagaaatagtaaatttaatcatttaatcaattaaaaaaaaaaaaagttttatcgAAAAGAAGGCCGGTagtaaaatataaatgaaatatcaaatctaatttttaactctctctctctctctctatatatatatacatacatatatatataaagtctcttttttttttttcagctttttaaactttgagagttaaaattgaaaatagaagcATCAGAGATTAACCTGAGCTGTTTCTCCCTCGCCCACCTTCTTGTTGACAAGTATAGCTGATTTGAAATAAGAAGGTCAGAGGGAAAGGCATTTGGTCCAAAAACCCCAAAAGTCAATCTTTGAAAGTTTTGACTTCTCCTCTAATCAAGCTTTTCTAACCATGACAGTAGGTGGACTTTGTgatcaaatcaatttttaagaAGCACAATAAAATAAGATGAAGTTTACTTCTAAATtaggtttaattttttcttttctttaattcaaTATGTTAAACTCATATGTGTTCAAAATAAATGTGATTATTGCATGTATTTGTAAAAaggcatataaaaaaaaaaaaaaaatacatgctgtattaataaaaatcaatataagaataaaaaaaattaaaaaaaaaaaatgcatgcgAGAATTACATGTATTTTTGAACTTGTGTCAACTTAATAAAGTGGCCggattaaaagaaaactttaccACAAAAATATGTGTTGAACTCCTTTCTTTAAGTGAAGGGAAATGATATATAATAAACAATTTGCACTAAATTGACAAATAAGTCAAGCTGGTTTGAAGCTATCTTGCAAGAAACTAAATAAAGTTAATGTTTAGTTGAGTAATTTGTAAGATtcattaagtaaaaaaaaaaaaaaaccaataaacaattcaaattcaaaaaatatttaaagggTTATGAAATTATAGATAGATCAGTGATTTCTTTCTAAattctattttcaatttatgGTTGAGTAATTTACTTGCCTATTAAATTAGGAAGAAGAAACTAAGACCCCTTTATCCGGTAAACCGGAACTTATTTAAGAGTTatcgttatttatttatttaggtttaGTTCGAAGACATAAGAGATACACGTCTCAATTCTAATTATGAGTCTAGTTACAATTAATTAAGACTGACCAAGCTAAACCTAAAATGCTAGTACACGTATGGTTATGAATAAGCCAAACTAATTAATAAGAAACAATGTAATGTGGGTTTGACGATTTTAATGATAACAATATGTCGGTACGTGCCCGTTTTAGTTAActagaaaaaaatatagaatACGATTAATATAATCTAAATtgttaaacccaaaaaaaaaacctaattaaagaAATCATTTTGAGCCAATGTGGTGAATATAATACCAGCAGTTGGTGAGAGAATATGACAGCTAGgtaagattaaaaataaaagagttaaaAATAAACAACTCTTTATAAGCTAAATGTTTTGGATATGACGTGGCATTAGGTCAGAAAAGTTAATGAAATGAGGATAAATGGAGTGATTTATTAACGAATTAAACCTTAATtaaagattgatttgattagttttgtACTCCGAAAAATGGTTTGATAAAAGGTCAAACCTATTTTTTAAAGCATAAAAGCTTCCTAAAACCCTCGCACTCTCTGGTGATCATCTCATTCCTTCAAATCCAGATATTCGGCTTTGTTTTCCATAATGTTTTTGTGACGAAACAATTTCAACATTCTTTTTTACATATTAATTCACCAtttatttaaaagtttaagttaataaaatatgatgaatttaatcatttaattaataccttaatattttttttttttgaggtatgTGATTaaacaaaacatgaaatattttcattgaaaataaagataaactaAAACGTTAAAGTTTAAATTTGTTGGGAAATCCTACTCCAAGTCGAATTGGGGTAGTAGTTTCAATCCCGGTCTAATAACGCCTCTTTGAAGAATTTAGTCAACAATTCAATTCTCAGCTGAATGTAGATAGAACTCCCAACCAAATCAAACTCCAATTACTCCAATCTAATTCAGTTTGACTCCATCTCTTTGTTTATAAATAAACCCATACCTAAGTATAAAcgataaattaattatttttgtgcaTTAAACAtactttttttctcaaaatcaaaacaatacCCTGAAAGATCTCTGTAATATCATACGAGGGTAGGTCTtcgttcatttaaaataaactaGCGGGGATTGAATGAGGCCTTCTAGATACCCAGAAATCTActtttttgtgttgttgtttgaCTTGTAGATCATGCAATTATGCCTTCCCAACCCATTTCTTTATTTACAGCCGTAGTTTGAAGAAGGTACAAAGTACCAGAAGATTAGACCTAAACCCATCAACTTTTCTGCCAAGAAATATTTAAGAGTGTCCCAAAAGGTTTGAAAACCTGGCGGGCATGACAAATTTGACGGCGGAAAATGGAACAAATTTATCTTCTTGTTTATTCCATGGTACAAGAGATCACATGATGACACGTACCAATGGAATTTCTAACTCAACGGGAAAGTGTTTGGCCTTTGACTCggaccttcttcttcttcttcttctacaggTAAGCCCGGATCAAATAGATCTGGTCAATGGACTAGACCCAATAGGTcaaaggacaaagtaaatgggTCTAAGGCCCAATACAAGAGATTTAGCCCAATGCCGAAGAAAGAGGCAGCAGTCCAAAACTCGCGGTGAGAGGTGGACTAGTCCACCTTGATACAACAAAGATAGATTTGTGTATCAATTATGAAGAGTCGAATGGAACCCTGGAATTGTTGCATTTCAAACTTGACCACAAAGTTACAACTCATTCGATCTCATATTCGACGCGTTGCGTTATATCCTATACTCGATGTGCTgatagctttgataccaaataaTACAAACTTCAGATAAAACTTACTCTTGAAAATCGGCTTGCAAGCCGAAAGTGCCTAAGAATTTATATACACATGATTAAAATTGCACTTAAAGATGAACCTATGGGGGGCTGCGTGGTCTCCATCAAGTAATTGATTAATTGTGTGTATAGAAAAGctaagggggaaaaaaaaaaagaggaaaaagaacataaacataaaactattaaaaagtACATTTGGTCTTGCGATTCCGCATACCAAatgtgcgtttttaaaaaaaatcacaaaaaatacccTGTTTGAGAATGTGTTTAAAGACAGAAAAATTCATGTTTTGAAACCACAAGCAAGGTGATACATTTTTAAAAGTGCTAGATTTTAAAAGCTTATATGTGATTTTATAAAACGCTTAACTGGATTTTTAAAAATCGTGTTtccattaaataaattttgaaatattatttaaacGATACGTTTTGAAACTGCTAACTAGTCGatgaaataatattaaaagaaCTTTGAGAGCCTCAAACAATTCACAACCTCAGAAGATAAATGGTCCCATGGGCCTAATAACTAAGAACCTTAACTGGGCCAAAATTGGAATCAGGCCTTGATGGGCTAGAAGTAAAGCTTTTGATGAACCTAGAGTAAAATGAAATATACTTAAGAATAAACGAGTATTTCCgaaagtgtttatttttttttgaaagtattAATTGGTTTAAGTAGTAAATTCctcttttaaatatttattaggaTTGGAAGTCTATGAGAATTAAGGAAGAAGGGTACCATTAACTATACAACTTATTATAGGCTTGAATGAGCCGCCCATGATCTCCTTCCCCCCCTTTTCCAAAAGAGAATGATTGATTACCTTTATAAGTTGAGATGTAAAAGCttgcctttaaaaaaaaaaaaagaaaaaagaatcattaaggattaagaaaatgaaaaatgattgatgtacTACAAATTTTACTACATCGAATTCTAATCGAGAGGAATAGATTGACTTATGCAATTGATTCTTTTAACACATTATCTTccttaattctttctttttttcttttcattttctcttatttttattctccttttttttcttttcttttgttcaatCAATAaagtgtatatatgtgtgtttaaACCCACGTACAACATCCACTCCATTTCATAATTAATAACTTAAATTTCGagtgattttggtttttttttttacatgtccacacaaaagggGAGGgaaaattcgaactagtgacctccacttcaaAAGGCGTAGTCCCCAATCGATTAAgcaattgataactaaaaatcaTAAAGAAGAGCTGTCTTTGATGTGCTATTTGGCCtgtagattaaaaaaataaatgagaatgACAATCCATACTATTTTTTGTGACATTGGTTCAATATGTATGCATTATAGATGACCGTTTAACCTTGGGACTAGAATTGAGCACAAAATTGGTAGGAAGAGCACAAGACCGGATTTTATGCCTTCGTGTCACAACAGAAGATTGGTCTATTAATGGTTATGAAATTTGCATTGGTTCAAGGAatgtaggggtgggcaaattatccgcctaccgactgcttaccgaaccgaaccgaatcaACATCGACTGCCTACCACCTAATTTCAGTCCGGTAATctgtataaaattttgttctgaAAGTCAGTTtggtaaccgaaccgaaccaCATTTATTTCCGACCTATTAACCAAATCGACATAAAACAAAATGACGTCATTTTAATAAGAATGaaacgtttgattttttttttttgtttttgtttttttcccccattaaaaaaatcaaaacaacttcgtttcattacccatatTAACCGAATGTTAATCGATtcaaccgacttaaccgactgCCTATTAACCGACTTATCAATtgaaccgaccgcctattaaccgacTTAATTGACTTAACCGAAATGATTCGCTGACTGCATTCTGACAAAAGTTGGTTAACCAATTTAATCGCCTACCGAACCGATACTCACCCTTAGGAAAGTACGTACAATTTCATGGTAGCACTATCACCACCATGAGGGAGGTGCCGATGATCGAGTTATACGAGTCATCTTGTATAACTTTTTATAGTTAAATGGGTTGCGTCAGGATTGAGAAGTTTGACAAATGCGTTGTATTTAGGTCGACTCATATAGTCATATACCACGACTTGACACGACATGAACCCTACCCATAAACCCGAATTGCCACCCATATTCAtaacctagctagctagttagCCTGGTAATTAAGGTTTTTATATCTAACCATGCATGATTCTATGGTGGAAAGATTACAATGAAGAAGGCCAAACTACCTCTCTCTAAACTCTCCACTTTCTTTCTAAAAACCATTTTCTCTGAAAAAACTAACCGTCTCAAGCTCATGGGTGGAGGGAAGCATAGTGCTTCCCtcccctttttcccttttctccTTCTCCCTTCTCCTTTCTCCCATCTGCTAACGCTTCTATTGAGGCCTATATCTTGCTGAAacttgatgtagccctatccactTTAACACAGCCAATACCAGTCTCCGCCCTATACCTCCACCgtgtttgttgtaatttttgacTTGGTTGTTGGGTCGAAATCTTTGGATCTAGATCTACGATCCTATGTCAATTTTTGCTCGACGCGCATCTCTCCAGTGGGTTCGCCGGCATCTTTTGCTTCCACCAATGGCTACCTCGTCGTCATTCGATGTCCCTGCATCGGGGCGTGGCCTGCAAGCGCCAAGGAGTTTGTCTCCTTCTTCGGCGCGTGGTGGCCACGCCTCACCCTCTACCCTTTCTCTGCCTCGGTTTTAGGTGGTTCAGGGCGATTCCTTACAATTTATGCTGAAGAGAGGCCTTCTAGTGGTGATGCATGGTCCTCACGTGCCACCACTAGTGGCGCGTGATCTTCACGCACCAGTGGCTCCCAGTCCCTT
Coding sequences:
- the LOC133878661 gene encoding uncharacterized protein LOC133878661 produces the protein MGTLVGHVAPGFGFFFIGLWHLFNHIKLHARYPNSYTSPPWFPTSRFKYLELFLIMAGCSASIAMELFIGPDRHQPLDPDGTIPSNHLHNFEHSSISMTFLVYAAFAIVLDKIGARVQHGLTQLLGAVAFFQQLFLFHLHSADHMGPEGQYHLLLQIVVFVSLATTLMGISLPKSFLVSFVRSVSILFQGLWLIVMGFVLWTPGLIPKGCFMNHEEGHQVVKCSDDESLHRAKSLVNIQFSWFLIAVTIFAVCLYLVLDKAYGEKDEYVPLTKEEDDQQEEEDPDDVESQKKSNLSKFGNPKSFIQMGKAFSSIDMER